From Candidatus Ozemobacteraceae bacterium, a single genomic window includes:
- a CDS encoding DedA family protein → MDWFAQLEPFFAAWSYLAVFLVLILCGVGLPVPEEITFITAGYVVSQTGADLNLMILVSLVGLMMGDSLIYFFGSHFGVAILSRWPFRILFSEKMLIKSRTFFDKYGSRAVFFAGFFAGVRATTYFMTGSMKFSYWKFLFWDFIRAILTCPISIWAGYKFGPYAEQWLGSNVRYLLAGLLVAGILLIVRNNLNHGNDKA, encoded by the coding sequence TTGGACTGGTTCGCCCAGCTTGAACCGTTTTTTGCCGCCTGGTCTTATCTGGCTGTTTTTCTGGTCCTCATTCTCTGCGGGGTCGGTCTCCCCGTCCCGGAAGAGATCACCTTCATTACCGCCGGATACGTCGTCAGCCAAACCGGAGCGGATTTGAATCTGATGATCCTCGTCAGCCTCGTAGGCCTGATGATGGGAGATTCGCTGATCTACTTCTTCGGAAGTCATTTCGGGGTGGCAATCCTGAGTCGATGGCCGTTCAGAATTCTTTTCTCGGAAAAGATGCTGATCAAGTCCCGGACCTTCTTCGACAAATACGGTTCCAGGGCCGTTTTTTTTGCCGGCTTTTTCGCCGGGGTTCGCGCCACGACGTATTTCATGACCGGATCGATGAAGTTCAGTTACTGGAAATTCCTGTTCTGGGACTTCATCCGCGCCATTCTGACCTGCCCGATATCGATCTGGGCGGGATACAAGTTCGGCCCCTACGCCGAGCAGTGGCTCGGATCCAACGTGCGGTATCTGCTGGCCGGACTGCTCGTTGCCGGCATCCTGCTGATCGTCCGAAACAACCTCAACCACGGGAACGACAAAGCCTGA